The following coding sequences are from one Capsicum annuum cultivar UCD-10X-F1 chromosome 3, UCD10Xv1.1, whole genome shotgun sequence window:
- the LOC107866069 gene encoding uncharacterized protein LOC107866069 has protein sequence MGGEVSKVIGKSNRTIPSNFLRRSLHDIRKRRRFRRPTKQSTPSKKELLSYVIEEDEESLEKREFTIKDMKKIEAYDDQERVAKLIEALVQEEDREEEGDVEDYENDDNNKDDQRMIRRSKVEEDGDVGPGSPSFRVFFTNNNNVEDIKKINEVTIGNKDVIKDRTPIAATNRPTTPVAAAIPSSKVVPVETKTNVKKETKRKSFRSVLPKNLLNVGSCCSAAHSRPEQTHLLQGKAPV, from the exons ATGGGGGGAGAAGTCTCTAAGGTAATTGGCAAGAGCAATAGGACGATCCCTTCAAACTTCCTTCGTCGAAGTTTACATGACATAAGAAAAAGAAGGCGTTTTAGAAGGCCAACAAAACAATCAACACCTTCGAAGAAAGAATTGCTTTCATATGtcattgaagaagatgaagaaagtcTAGAGAAAAGGGAATTTACAATTAAGGATATGAAAAAAATTGAGGCATATGATGATCAAGAAAGGGTGGCAAAATTGATAGAAGCACTTGTTCAAGAAGAAGATCGTGAAGAAGAGGGGGATGTTGAAGATTATGAAAATGATGACAATAATAAAGATGATCAAAGAATGATAAGGCGTAGTAAGGTTGAGGAGGATGGTGATGTTGGTCCTGGTTCACCAAGTTTTAGAGTATTTTTCACAAATAATAACAATGTTGAAGATATCAAGAAGATTAATGAAGTAACAATTG GTAACAAGGATGTCATTAAGGACAGAACTCCAATTGCAGCTACCAATAGACCAACAACCCCTGTTGCTGCTGCCATACCATCATCAAAG GTGGTGCCTGTGGAAACAAAAACAAACGTGAAGAAAGAAACGAAGAGGAAGAGTTTCAGAAGCGTGCTGCCGAAGAATTTGCTGAACGTTGGATCATGTTGCTCTGCGGCTCACTCCAGGCCTGAACAAACTCATCTTCTTCAAGGAAAAGCACCTGTTTGA